A window of Gorilla gorilla gorilla isolate KB3781 chromosome 5, NHGRI_mGorGor1-v2.1_pri, whole genome shotgun sequence genomic DNA:
GGAAGTGGGAGGAAGCTGGATGAGTTGCTTTGCCCAGGAGAGTGGGTGGTGGGTCCTGGTCACCCCCAGCATGCCCACAGACACCAATGCACACCCTCTTCCCATCACGCACGGGGGTCTCACACCCACTCACAGGAGCTCACATCTTCACAGACAGCACTGCTGAGGCCTTCAGGAAACAGAAACAGGAGCCAACCAACCTCTCTCCCACCCTGTTAGCTGCAAAGCCCTGCTCTGCAACAGAGCAAAAGGATGCAGAAGATGCCTTCCCCACTCCAGTCCTGCATGTAGAACCTCTTTAGCACCGGCCTTGCCGCCTGCCTCTCAGCCTGAACAGTGACAGGGAAGATGAGGTGGCTGTTCTAGCCCCTCCTTGATTTTGAAGCCTCACTATCTCTCTCCCAGAAGCATCTACCAATCAATTATCCCTTGCCCTTTAGGCTCATCCCAAAGCCACCTCCTCCAGAAAACCTCCCTTGACTACTCCAGGCCTTGTGACCACAGCCGCATTTGACCATTGATGACCTTGGGGCTGTGCCATTCACTGCGCAGACACTGGGGACATGTCAGTTCTCTAGTATCTTTATTATCCATTCCCGGGGGCACTCCTGGCTCCCCAACTCAGGGGTGCAGATGTCTCCCTGCACCATGCCAGGTGTGGTGCAGAATGGGAGGCAGGGGGACGGAGCAGAGAGAGGCCTGGACTGCCTGTGGCCTTTGTCGAGTCACTGCCCTTCTGTAGGCTCTGCTCTGGAAATGCTGGGGTCAGAGGCAGGTGTTGGGGAGCAGCCCTGTCTCCCTCTGTCCTCCAGGGGAGCAGCTGGGCCTGAGGAGGAAGCACCCCTGCCCCAGGGTCCCGAAGGCCCCAGAGGACCCATATCCCCCTGGGGAGCAGTTGGTTGCCCCTCCCTGACCTTGGGCTCTGGAAGGTCAAAGCAGCAGAGCAGACTGCCCGTTTTCCCCCAGCTCAGGGCCTGGCTgaggcagggcaggcaggagaGAGGCCCCTGAGGGCGGGTTTCAGGCCCTGGGCCAGGCACTCAGATGGGGTGCACGAACTGGTAGACGAGGCGCTGGGAGATGTCTGGCTTCCGGATGATGCCCTTCTTGTAATACTGGCGGATGGAGCGGCTCAGCTTGTCGTAGTTCATGGCGGGACGGTTCTTGCGGATGCCCCACAGCCGGGCCACCTGGGCTGAGTCCTCAATTTTGAAGATGCCTAGAAGAGCAGGAGGGCCCCGAGAGAGCCAGTGGTATGAGTGAGGTGACAGGAAGGAGAAAGATGCAGACCACCAGGTCAGCCTCGTGGCAAACCAAGGGACCCCGTGCAGAGGCCTCCCTCTGCTCGGGTGGGGCGGGGTGTGGGGGCCCAAATGCCTACTCCCAAGGTGTAGTTGCGGTGAGGTTAAAGAGATGTGTGCAAAGCAGGTGCCACAGGCCCCAGTGAATGGCAGAGGATACTCTGGAGTCACAAACCTCCCGGTACAGGTGAGCCCGTGTACCTTAGTGGGTTCCCTGGGGCCCTGCAGGCCTGGCCCTTGCCAACTCCTGCTTCTGTGTGGGGTTTGCATGACCTAATGCAAAGTCCTGTGTGGCTCCCAGCAGTGCCCATGGCTCACTTGGCAAGAGCATCCCTTCCCCATTACAGGTGTCTCTGTAGTTCCCAAGCCTGAAACAACCTCTTCGCTATTCTCAGGCAGTTCGGCCTGTGCAGCCCTCTCTGGCAGGATTAATTAATATGAGATGGTGGAGGGAGAGTGGATTTGGAGCTCGTTCCAGGCGCTGTGCAGTACTAAAACTCCTAAGTGAGACAGAGTCTAGCAGGAGACAGATGTGGACACAAATTGCACACAGACCCCCAGGGCTGTCCCATGAGAGCTGCATATTTGGCATCTAGGACAAAGGTGGGGATCAGCTTCATCCCTCTGCCCGCCCCTGCCCCCATGCACCGTGCCTGGCAGGAGCCCCCACAACCTCCATGCTCGCTGGCCCTGCAGCACCCCTTGGGCATCCTGCTCACCCTTCTCCTTGTTGAGCCACCTAATGAAGCGGCCATAGCTGTGGGGCTTGAGTAGCAACtccttgaggaactgccacaggTGGATGGGCTGCCCGGAGCATGATGAGTCCACCTCGCTGTCGGTCCAGCTCTCCTCACTGGTAGAGGCTGGGTGGCCAGGGAGGGTGGTGGTGAGTGGGAATGGGAGGCCAGTCCCTGCTTCAGTGGCAgccacccctccaccccacccaagCCCCCGCCTCCACCCTGCCGCTGCCTGGCTCACCACAGTAGTGAATCGCCCCAGGTGAAGTCCGCTCTTTCATCCAGGCCGCTGCAGGGCAAGGAGAGGGGGTTGGGGACCCAGGAGAGGCCCcgagggtggaggaggggaggcgTTTGGGTGGGACTGTGGGGCCACAGGAGCCCCTCTGTGGCTGGGGGTTGCCCCTGTGGCTCCCTGCCTCCTGCCAACCTGGGGAGGCAAGCTGGTTACAAGAAGCTGCTTCCTGGAAGAAAATTCAGGATTTCAGAGCTGGGAGGGGCCGTAAAGGGCTTGCATGCATCCCCTTGTTCAGATGAGGACATCTGACACGGGGGCTCGCCTGGGCTGGGGCGGGGCACTGGTCTCTGACAGGGTCCTATGAGGGGTCCTGTTTCTTACTCCTTGACTCAGGCACCACCTCCTCCAAAGCACCTGGCCCTGTGCAGGCAGCAGTGGGTGCCCACTGAGATCAAGACAATTTAGACACTCAGGGGCTGACACGCAGCTATTAGAAATTTAGGGCgggctgggcgtggaggctcatgcctgtagtcccagcacttcaggaggccgaggtgggtggattgctcaagcccaggagtttgagaccagcctggccaacatggtgaaaacccatctctaccaaaacatacaaaaattagcagggtgtgatggtgcacctgtagactcagctactcaggagattgggGTGGGAGGATCCAGTGAAAACGGGAagtcgaggctatagtgagctgtgactgcaccactgtactccagcctgggcaacagagtgagaccatgtctcaaaaaacaaaaactaaaattaaaacagGGCCACTGTGGACACAGACAGGGGCAATACCCAAGACATACTGTGGTGTGCAGAGCAGTGTAATACTCTGCTACTacttatgtcaaaaaaaaaaaaagaataagaactgcatatatgtatatgtgctcGAATATTCATAGAGTTTCCCTGGAAAGATACTCAAGAAACTGGTAACAGTGGTTCCCTCTAGGGAGGAGATTGGAAGCTGGGGGTCGGGAGCAGGAGGGGGAAACTGTTCATGGTACGCTACTTTTCACTGTGGTCTATTTTATAACAtgcacatttattatttctttaataaaaaaagaaaaagaaaacaaagaaaaacaaacaaaattttaaaggaaaaaggacTTCCTAGTATCCACGGTTGTCCCCAGCTCTGACATCCTGCATCCTCACAGTCTGACTTCTACCTTTTAAcctcccaggtgctctgtcccaaaGCTCTGGGGCCTTGACCAGGGCTGGGAGTGGGTTGGGGTGAAGAGTGCACCAGGAGCCAGGAGGCAGCTGAAACTGGGGCTGAGATTCAGAGTGGAGTCCAGTTGGGGGCCAAGGGGCTGCTGCCCTAGCAGAGGCCAACCTCCTAGCCAGCATCCTGTCCCTGGCTTGGAGCCTGGGAGGGGCTGCTCCCAGCCATGCCACATCCTACCTGACTTCCAGATGTCCAGGTGGGCGTGCAGCACATCCCCACCCAGGGGCGAGCGCTGGCGGAACTGCTCCTCCGACATGGCGCACAGCTCCTTGCCTGCCAGCTCCTGGAAGGCCTTGCCCACGGGGGGCAGCCGGTATTGGTGCTCTGTCCACAGGAGCCACTTCTGCACATTGCTGGGGCTCCAGTCCATGGGATCTGGGCAAGAGGCATCCCCTCAGCTCAGGGGCGGCCTGAGAGCACCACCCTGCTGTGATGGGGCACCCACGGGAACCTGTGGCCTGAGACCATGTGCTCTTGGGGATGGGGATAGGTCAGCCCCAGACAGGCCCCTGAGGGCACCTGTGGAAGTGGGTACCCAAGAAGAGAGTGGGGCGAGAGGAAGGAACCAGGGCCCTAAAAAATGAACTTGGTTCAGGGCAGGGTAACCTGGTGCATCTGTACTGCCCGCCTCACCCAGGCCTTGGGTCCTCCCAGATCCCTCCAGCCTCTCCAAAGGACCTTTCGAGGGAGCCTCAGCCCTGGAGGGACAGTGACACTCTACCAGAAACACCTGGGCTTCTCCATCAGGTACTTCTTGCCTTTCCCAAACCCCTCAAGGAACCAGAGAAACACCTACCTGGGAATTAGTCTTAGAACCCCACCATTCTCTCCAGCCCCtgtatcttacagatgaggaaactgaggcacagggcacTCCATCCCCTTGTCCTCCACGGAATAAAGGGCTAGACGCACAGGAGCTGCTCCAGGCACATGTGTTGAATAAGTAAATGGCAGGGCACAGGGTGGTCATGGGGCAGCCACAGGCCCCAGAGGCCAGGAGGGAGCCCTTGGCTAGGTCCTAGATGTCCCCCTGGGGTGCTGCTCTGGGGTGAGCCTCATAGGCCTATAGGTGGGGGATAGGCTGGTGGGCATGGTCACAATGGGGTCTCCAAGTGAACACCGTGGTCCAGCCAGTGTCCCAGCTGGGTGACCTGCAGGCTGGGCTGCCCCCACTTAATAAGCCCATTTTCCTCCCCGAGGTCAAAGCCATTTGTTTCTGTTCCCATTGTTGAGGGAGCAGGGCCCTCCCCTCCCTAGCCCTGTGGGTGGGGAGGAGGTCTGTGGGAGAACTCCTGGAGTCGGCCTGGCATGGGCATTGGGAAACTTGGGGCATCGGTAGGAGCAGCTTCAAATGCGGACGTCAACGGGGCGGCTTTGGGGGCAGGGGCCAGGCCTGAGGGATGCGTGAAGACCCCTGCTTCCCAGGGAAAGCTGCACAGAGTTCAGTGCTGCAACGCCAGGGCCTGAAGACGAGGGACATGGGTCAGGACTGCCTGAAGCTGGAGAGGCGACAGCAGGACAGAGGACTAGAGACTCAGCAGCCCCGCCA
This region includes:
- the SPDEF gene encoding SAM pointed domain-containing Ets transcription factor, yielding MGSASPGLSSVSPSHLLLPPDTVSRTGVEKAAAGAVGLERRDWSPSPPATPEQGLSAFYLSYFDMLYPEDSSWAAKAPGASSREEPPEEPEQCPVIDSQAPGGSLDLVPGGLTLEEHSLEQVQSMVVGEVLKDIETACKLLNITADPMDWSPSNVQKWLLWTEHQYRLPPVGKAFQELAGKELCAMSEEQFRQRSPLGGDVLHAHLDIWKSAAWMKERTSPGAIHYCASTSEESWTDSEVDSSCSGQPIHLWQFLKELLLKPHSYGRFIRWLNKEKGIFKIEDSAQVARLWGIRKNRPAMNYDKLSRSIRQYYKKGIIRKPDISQRLVYQFVHPI